One Actinospica robiniae DSM 44927 genomic region harbors:
- a CDS encoding multicopper oxidase family protein, with the protein MAQRTESDPSGPVPLSRRRLLVAGGLGAASVTALDTLIGASPAAASVVRPQTPLPGREIPKYLDALPTFSGKRVGAASMTTSFVEFPQKVLPACVYPEHCAEGTWVWGYQVADRPASWPGCTVEAWEDRPTTVRYVNKLPGRNGGSRVAPLLTVDQTLHWADPLHEMNSFKPYRGPIPAVAHLHGGEVPSGDDGGPQAWFTANGLRGPAYASYRPTDRNAAVYRYPNAQPATALWFHDHALGVTRLNVYAGLAAFYLVRDRYDTGRPDNPLGLPADPYEIEIAIQDRQFDTDGQLLFPDGSTAASETLVGLPPNPRAHPYWIPAFLGDAMVVNGRTWPVLRVEPRRYRFRVLNGCNGRYLSMNLTEARYANGYSAPSAVAFWQIGTDGGLLDSPAELNTPGGPDAQRLVLAPAERADLIIDFSALAGKSLVLTNTGVYGYPIGDPPDPKLDGQIMRFDVDLPLSGRDSTYDPSTGAPLRGGPGQPAPIVRLADPSTGDPASGLPVDGRRQLVLNEPDTVPCAQRPGDPGGTLIALVNNSMWTGLRAGTEQPIQGSRPDGYGQGLWLTERPRVGSTEVWEILVTSDFAHPMHLHLIQFQVLNRQDIDVAAYRRAWAKEFPGGTYEGQLCNGSIGKVDYKPGEIIPGYGPPRDYLVPNADGALGGNPAFSPYLTGPLVPPNPNEAGWKDTVNTMPNQVTRLIARWAPSQTPANGAAPGQNRFPFDPTAGPGYVWHCHIIDHEDNEMMRPYAPIR; encoded by the coding sequence ATGGCGCAGAGAACAGAGTCCGACCCGTCGGGACCGGTGCCGCTCAGCCGGCGCCGACTGCTGGTGGCGGGAGGACTCGGCGCCGCGTCCGTCACCGCCCTCGACACGCTGATCGGCGCGTCGCCCGCGGCGGCCTCGGTCGTCCGGCCGCAGACTCCGCTGCCGGGCAGGGAGATCCCCAAGTACCTCGACGCGCTGCCGACGTTCAGCGGAAAGCGCGTCGGCGCGGCCTCGATGACGACCTCGTTCGTCGAGTTCCCGCAGAAGGTGCTGCCGGCCTGCGTCTATCCGGAGCACTGCGCGGAGGGCACCTGGGTGTGGGGCTACCAGGTAGCGGACCGGCCGGCGAGCTGGCCGGGCTGCACCGTCGAGGCCTGGGAGGACCGGCCCACCACCGTCCGCTACGTCAACAAGCTGCCCGGGCGCAACGGCGGATCCCGGGTCGCGCCGCTGCTCACCGTCGACCAGACGCTGCACTGGGCTGATCCGCTGCACGAGATGAACTCGTTCAAGCCCTATCGCGGCCCGATTCCGGCGGTCGCGCATCTGCACGGCGGCGAAGTGCCCTCCGGCGACGACGGCGGACCGCAGGCCTGGTTCACCGCGAACGGCCTGCGCGGACCCGCGTACGCGAGCTACCGCCCGACCGACCGGAACGCGGCGGTCTACCGGTACCCCAACGCCCAGCCCGCGACCGCGCTGTGGTTCCACGACCACGCCCTCGGCGTCACCCGGCTCAACGTGTACGCCGGGCTCGCCGCGTTCTACCTGGTCCGCGACCGCTACGACACCGGGCGCCCGGACAACCCGCTCGGGCTGCCGGCCGACCCGTACGAGATCGAGATCGCGATCCAGGACCGGCAGTTCGACACCGACGGCCAGCTGCTCTTCCCGGACGGCTCGACCGCGGCCTCGGAGACCTTGGTCGGCCTGCCTCCGAACCCGCGCGCGCACCCGTACTGGATCCCCGCCTTCCTCGGCGACGCGATGGTGGTCAACGGCCGGACCTGGCCGGTGCTGCGGGTCGAGCCGCGGCGCTACCGCTTCCGCGTCCTGAACGGGTGCAACGGCCGCTACCTGTCCATGAACCTGACCGAGGCGCGCTACGCGAACGGGTATTCGGCGCCGTCCGCGGTCGCGTTCTGGCAGATCGGCACCGACGGCGGGCTGCTCGACTCCCCGGCCGAGCTCAACACCCCGGGCGGCCCGGACGCGCAGCGGCTCGTGCTCGCGCCGGCGGAACGCGCCGACCTGATCATCGACTTCTCGGCGCTAGCGGGAAAGTCGCTGGTCCTGACCAACACGGGGGTCTACGGCTACCCGATCGGCGACCCGCCGGACCCGAAACTCGACGGCCAGATCATGCGCTTCGACGTGGACCTGCCGCTCTCCGGCCGGGACAGCACGTACGACCCGTCGACCGGAGCTCCGCTGCGCGGCGGCCCCGGGCAGCCGGCGCCGATCGTGCGACTCGCCGACCCGTCCACCGGCGATCCCGCTTCCGGGCTGCCGGTGGACGGCAGGCGCCAGCTCGTGCTCAACGAGCCGGACACGGTCCCGTGCGCGCAACGGCCGGGGGACCCGGGCGGCACGCTCATCGCGCTGGTCAACAACAGCATGTGGACCGGCCTGCGGGCCGGGACCGAGCAGCCGATCCAAGGCTCGCGTCCGGACGGGTACGGCCAGGGTCTGTGGCTGACCGAGCGGCCGCGGGTGGGCTCCACCGAGGTCTGGGAGATCCTGGTCACCTCCGACTTCGCGCACCCGATGCACCTGCACCTGATCCAGTTCCAGGTGCTCAACCGGCAGGACATCGACGTGGCGGCCTACCGGCGCGCCTGGGCCAAGGAGTTCCCGGGCGGCACCTACGAAGGGCAGCTGTGTAACGGCAGCATCGGGAAGGTCGACTACAAACCGGGCGAGATCATCCCCGGCTACGGGCCGCCCCGCGACTACCTCGTCCCGAACGCCGACGGCGCGCTCGGCGGCAACCCGGCGTTCAGCCCGTACCTGACCGGCCCGCTCGTCCCGCCCAACCCGAACGAAGCGGGCTGGAAGGACACGGTGAACACCATGCCGAACCAGGTGACGCGGCTGATCGCGCGGTGGGCGCCCAGCCAGACCCCGGCCAACGGCGCCGCCCCCGGCCAGAACCGGTTCCCCTTCGATCCCACCGCGGGGCCGGGCTACGTCTGGCACTGCCACATCATCGACCACGAAGACAACGAGATGATGCGGCCGTACGCGCCGATCCGCTGA
- the htpX gene encoding zinc metalloprotease HtpX: protein MRTRFRPNAQLVARMSVTMFLLGLLYVGFAVALIVLLKSLALIIVILAALLVVQYWYSDKIALAALHGHEVSEAEAPQVHAIVDRLCASADLPKPRVAIADLDMPNAFATGRNAKHAVVCVSTGLIRRLDEPELEGVIAHELTHVAHRDVVVITVASFLGVLAGLLMRAALFSQLFGGRQRDQNTVLIFAAIAAVSAAVYAISYVLIRTLSRYRELAADHDGALLTGRPSALASALVKVSGEQSRIPSRDLRGAQAFNAFFFSPVGAQWTLFSTHPSLQRRLEELEKIAAQLGDQNWSLPRS from the coding sequence ATGCGCACTCGGTTCCGTCCGAACGCCCAGCTCGTCGCGCGGATGAGCGTGACGATGTTCCTACTCGGGCTGTTGTACGTCGGCTTCGCGGTAGCCCTCATCGTGCTGCTCAAATCCCTCGCGCTGATCATCGTGATCCTCGCCGCGCTGCTGGTGGTGCAGTACTGGTACTCCGACAAGATCGCATTGGCCGCCCTGCACGGCCACGAGGTGAGCGAGGCCGAGGCGCCCCAGGTGCACGCGATCGTCGACCGGCTGTGCGCGTCGGCGGATCTGCCCAAACCGCGGGTGGCGATCGCCGACCTCGACATGCCGAACGCCTTCGCGACCGGCCGGAACGCGAAGCACGCGGTCGTGTGCGTGTCCACCGGGCTGATCCGCCGGCTTGACGAGCCGGAGCTCGAAGGGGTCATCGCGCACGAGCTGACCCACGTGGCCCACCGGGACGTCGTGGTGATCACGGTCGCCTCGTTCCTCGGTGTGCTCGCCGGCCTGCTGATGCGCGCCGCGCTCTTCTCGCAGCTGTTCGGCGGGCGGCAGCGCGACCAGAACACGGTGCTGATCTTCGCCGCGATCGCGGCCGTGTCCGCGGCGGTCTACGCGATCAGCTACGTGCTGATCCGGACCCTCTCGCGGTATCGGGAGCTCGCGGCGGACCACGACGGCGCCCTGCTCACCGGCCGCCCCTCGGCGCTGGCATCGGCGCTGGTCAAGGTCTCCGGCGAGCAGTCCCGGATCCCGTCCCGGGACCTGCGCGGCGCCCAGGCGTTCAACGCGTTCTTCTTCTCCCCCGTCGGCGCGCAGTGGACCCTCTTCTCGACCCACCCGAGCCTGCAGCGGCGCCTGGAGGAGCTGGAAAAGATCGCCGCCCAGCTCGGCGACCAGAACTGGTCCCTGCCGCGGTCCTGA
- a CDS encoding DUF72 domain-containing protein gives MALHRSERILVGTAGWADRDLVASGWYPPQTRTAAARLAYYAERFPLVEVDMSYYAIPTAATVSGWVEATDDLIMDVKAFRLLTGHSTPIASLPPQLRAEAPRPALTGRNAPEALLRGAWQHFRDGLEPLRAAGRLGRVLLRFPASVMAGEPGVTQVAKALELCRPLPAAVEFRHASWLHPERRAQTLDLLADHDAAYVCVDMPQHSACAMPPDLEVTAPTAVIRLHGRSRHWIDGDKRERYRYDYTPAETEQWSRNARLLTQQAHEVHVIVNTCCAGTAQRTAAGLQASLRSAAVSG, from the coding sequence ATGGCCCTACACCGAAGCGAACGAATCCTGGTCGGCACGGCGGGCTGGGCGGACCGCGACCTGGTGGCTTCCGGCTGGTATCCGCCGCAGACGCGGACGGCCGCAGCACGCTTGGCCTACTACGCCGAACGGTTCCCGCTGGTCGAGGTCGACATGTCCTATTACGCCATTCCCACGGCGGCGACCGTGTCGGGCTGGGTGGAGGCGACCGACGACCTCATCATGGACGTCAAGGCCTTCCGCCTCTTGACCGGCCACTCCACGCCGATCGCCTCGCTGCCGCCGCAGCTGCGGGCCGAGGCTCCGAGACCCGCCCTGACCGGCCGCAATGCTCCAGAGGCACTGCTGCGCGGCGCATGGCAGCACTTCCGCGACGGCCTCGAACCGCTCCGCGCGGCCGGCCGGCTGGGGCGCGTCCTGCTGCGGTTTCCAGCGTCGGTGATGGCGGGCGAGCCCGGCGTGACGCAGGTGGCGAAGGCGCTCGAGCTGTGTCGGCCACTGCCCGCCGCCGTGGAGTTCCGCCACGCGTCCTGGCTCCATCCGGAGCGGCGCGCCCAGACCCTGGATCTTCTCGCTGATCACGACGCGGCGTACGTCTGCGTAGACATGCCCCAGCACTCGGCCTGCGCGATGCCGCCGGACCTCGAGGTGACCGCGCCCACGGCCGTCATCCGGCTGCACGGGCGCAGCAGGCACTGGATCGACGGCGACAAGCGCGAACGCTACCGGTACGACTACACGCCCGCTGAGACCGAACAGTGGTCGCGCAACGCCCGCCTGCTGACCCAGCAGGCCCACGAGGTGCACGTGATCGTCAACACGTGCTGTGCGGGCACCGCGCAACGTACGGCTGCGGGCCTGCAGGCGTCCCTGCGCTCGGCTGCCGTATCCGGATAA
- a CDS encoding sigma-70 family RNA polymerase sigma factor — protein MAGTEDFVRQTEPYRRELLAHCYRMLGSVFDAEDLVQETYLRAWRHFDGFDGRSSVRTWLYRIATNGCLTALAKRERAARRVLPSGLGAPDGDPETAVIEPDPAEPWLEPIPGAWVASESGDPAAVVAGRAGVRLALVAGLQLLPPRQRAVLVLRDVLAFPAEEVAQMLGTTTASVKSALQRARATLKDQAPTVEEIREPTEPEAKAVLDDYIKAFEAADAQRLAQLLLKDATIEAPPMRAWFSGVATCLPVLRDRVLGEPGRWRMFPVPGGASGGVAAAAYVRDETGTYRPYGIVVLEVTGGGVSRIVSFGKPELLAVFGFADALESE, from the coding sequence GTGGCGGGGACCGAGGATTTCGTCCGGCAGACCGAGCCGTACCGCCGTGAGCTGCTCGCTCACTGCTACCGCATGCTCGGCTCCGTCTTCGATGCCGAGGATCTCGTCCAGGAGACGTACCTGCGCGCGTGGCGCCACTTCGACGGCTTCGACGGCCGCTCCTCGGTGCGGACCTGGCTCTACCGGATCGCGACGAACGGCTGTCTGACCGCGTTGGCCAAACGGGAGCGGGCAGCTCGTCGAGTGCTGCCGTCCGGCCTGGGGGCACCGGACGGCGACCCGGAGACCGCGGTGATCGAGCCGGATCCGGCCGAACCGTGGCTCGAGCCGATCCCGGGCGCGTGGGTCGCATCCGAGTCCGGCGACCCAGCGGCCGTGGTCGCCGGACGCGCCGGGGTGCGGCTGGCACTGGTCGCCGGCCTGCAGCTGCTGCCACCGAGGCAGCGGGCCGTCCTGGTCCTCCGGGATGTGCTGGCGTTCCCCGCCGAAGAGGTCGCGCAGATGCTCGGGACGACCACGGCGTCGGTCAAGAGCGCCCTCCAGCGCGCCCGGGCCACGCTCAAGGACCAGGCGCCGACGGTCGAGGAGATCCGCGAGCCGACCGAGCCAGAGGCCAAAGCGGTGCTCGACGACTACATCAAGGCGTTCGAGGCCGCTGACGCGCAGCGCTTGGCGCAGCTCCTGCTGAAGGACGCCACGATAGAGGCGCCGCCCATGCGCGCCTGGTTCAGCGGCGTCGCCACCTGCCTGCCGGTCCTGCGCGACCGCGTACTCGGCGAGCCCGGCCGGTGGCGCATGTTCCCCGTGCCCGGCGGCGCGAGCGGCGGGGTCGCGGCGGCGGCCTACGTGCGGGATGAGACCGGCACATACCGGCCCTACGGCATCGTCGTGCTCGAAGTGACCGGCGGCGGCGTCAGCCGGATCGTCTCGTTCGGCAAGCCAGAGCTTCTTGCCGTTTTCGGCTTCGCGGACGCGCTCGAATCGGAGTGA
- a CDS encoding TIGR03086 family metal-binding protein, which translates to MRTNTETGVELATALQSTLGILRTVTRDELAKPTPCAAWDVHALINHFIGTARWWAPMVTGDDAAGAAEDFAAGDFVAAYEESIRIALEAFEAPGTLERTVQLPFGTFSGAEVAGFAATDQFVHGWDLAHALGQDTDLVPDLAESLLSLAKTGAVDSLRGPADDPEVLFGPALDAPADACAADRLAAYFGRRV; encoded by the coding sequence ATGCGGACGAACACCGAGACGGGCGTGGAGCTGGCGACGGCTCTGCAGAGCACACTGGGCATTCTGCGCACGGTCACCCGCGACGAACTGGCCAAACCCACGCCGTGCGCGGCCTGGGACGTGCACGCGCTCATCAACCATTTCATCGGCACGGCTCGCTGGTGGGCGCCGATGGTCACCGGCGACGACGCGGCCGGGGCCGCCGAGGACTTCGCCGCCGGTGACTTCGTGGCCGCCTACGAGGAGAGCATCCGGATCGCGCTCGAAGCCTTCGAAGCGCCCGGAACGCTCGAGCGGACGGTGCAGCTGCCGTTCGGCACGTTCTCGGGCGCGGAGGTCGCGGGCTTCGCGGCCACCGACCAGTTCGTGCACGGCTGGGACCTCGCCCACGCTCTCGGGCAGGACACCGATCTCGTTCCCGATCTCGCCGAGTCGCTGCTCAGCTTGGCGAAAACCGGTGCCGTCGACTCGCTGCGCGGGCCCGCGGACGACCCCGAGGTCCTGTTCGGGCCGGCCCTCGATGCCCCGGCCGACGCGTGCGCGGCGGACCGGCTCGCCGCATACTTCGGGCGCAGAGTGTAG
- a CDS encoding TetR/AcrR family transcriptional regulator, translating into MSKPPLWLDEPDAPRTRPALTRERVVEAAIALADEEADGQITMRTLAERLGVRSPMALYRYVGSKDGLADLMADHVYGRFTVATGQGWRPALRELGDSGWQSVQRHPWFARLAFARPPLGPNALALYEAALAELDPLDLPASTRMGFVNTVLGHVLGSGLALLEEQSMRRRTGVESESELSDAATPYLARIAADGKHPHFSRWAADPRRHDAAPQDFETILEWLLDGLDTLAHPTPRA; encoded by the coding sequence ATGAGCAAACCACCGCTGTGGCTCGACGAGCCCGATGCCCCGCGCACCCGGCCGGCCCTGACCCGCGAGCGCGTCGTCGAGGCCGCGATCGCCCTCGCCGACGAGGAGGCAGACGGCCAGATCACCATGCGCACCCTGGCCGAACGGCTCGGCGTGCGCAGCCCGATGGCCCTGTACCGATACGTCGGCAGCAAGGACGGGCTCGCCGATCTGATGGCCGATCACGTCTACGGCCGGTTCACCGTCGCTACCGGCCAAGGCTGGCGGCCGGCGCTGCGCGAGCTGGGAGACAGCGGCTGGCAGTCCGTCCAGCGCCACCCCTGGTTTGCGCGCCTCGCCTTCGCCCGCCCCCCGCTCGGACCCAACGCCCTCGCACTGTACGAAGCCGCGCTCGCCGAGCTCGACCCGCTCGATCTGCCCGCCTCGACCCGGATGGGCTTCGTCAACACCGTGCTCGGACACGTCCTCGGCTCCGGGCTCGCCCTCCTCGAAGAGCAGTCGATGCGCCGCCGCACCGGCGTGGAAAGCGAATCAGAGCTCTCTGACGCCGCGACCCCCTACCTCGCCCGCATCGCCGCCGACGGCAAGCACCCCCATTTCAGCCGCTGGGCCGCCGACCCGCGGCGCCACGATGCCGCTCCGCAAGACTTCGAGACCATCCTCGAGTGGCTGCTCGACGGCCTCGACACGCTCGCGCACCCCACGCCTCGCGCATGA
- a CDS encoding FAD-dependent oxidoreductase, which produces MSGQRTQASSPDVLIVGGGLVGLTAALALRHHGLAVTLVEKHAATSPQPKARRFHMRTMEIFRELGLAALVREAARDLAGHDHFAAGRTLAESVQQPLHIPGGHTIDELSPELPCLIAQDQLEPLLRQAASDAGAEIRFGTRLAEAWQDADGVVGILADGEKIEAQYLLAADGARSEIRRSLGIARSGRGDLGEPSTNVYFRADLADVVRGREFNLCKIEHPDAAGWLASIDGRARWVFTVAGDRADRAWPNLLRTALGVPAPDLDVLSVLTWQPQMLVADAFSAGRIHLAGDAAHVMPPYAASGANTGIADVHNLAWKLAAVLHGQADPALLDSYDAERRPAGYFVADQSARRSAGFASGVPDPSLAHPFVLALGGYQYTHGAVIAVDQTDPEPTTEFAPAGRVGTRIPHRWLDAARTRSTIDAAGPAWAVLKGGGPLTDFLPQGQHILLRPDHIVAWRGTDPDAAADAKKTLAEAAPR; this is translated from the coding sequence ATGAGTGGACAACGTACACAGGCCAGCTCCCCGGACGTCCTGATCGTCGGGGGAGGGCTGGTCGGCCTCACCGCGGCGCTGGCGCTGCGCCACCACGGACTCGCCGTGACGCTCGTCGAGAAGCACGCCGCGACCTCCCCGCAGCCCAAGGCCCGCCGCTTCCACATGCGCACCATGGAGATCTTCCGCGAGCTGGGGTTGGCCGCCCTGGTCCGCGAAGCCGCGCGCGACCTGGCCGGACACGACCACTTCGCGGCCGGCCGCACCCTCGCCGAATCCGTCCAGCAGCCGCTGCACATCCCCGGCGGCCACACGATCGACGAGCTCAGCCCCGAGCTGCCCTGCCTGATCGCCCAGGACCAGCTCGAACCGCTGCTGCGCCAGGCCGCGTCGGACGCCGGGGCCGAGATCCGCTTCGGCACGCGCCTGGCAGAGGCATGGCAGGATGCTGACGGCGTGGTCGGGATCCTCGCCGACGGCGAGAAGATCGAGGCGCAGTACCTCCTCGCCGCAGACGGCGCGCGCAGCGAGATCCGCCGGTCACTCGGCATCGCCCGGTCCGGGCGCGGGGATCTGGGCGAGCCCAGCACCAACGTGTACTTCCGCGCCGACCTCGCCGATGTCGTGCGCGGGCGGGAGTTCAACCTCTGCAAGATCGAGCACCCCGACGCGGCCGGCTGGCTCGCCTCGATCGACGGGCGCGCCCGCTGGGTGTTCACCGTCGCAGGGGACCGCGCCGACCGGGCTTGGCCGAACCTGCTGCGCACCGCACTCGGCGTGCCCGCACCGGATCTCGACGTACTCAGTGTCCTGACCTGGCAGCCGCAGATGCTCGTCGCCGACGCCTTCTCCGCCGGCCGGATCCACTTGGCCGGAGACGCCGCCCACGTGATGCCGCCTTACGCGGCCAGTGGCGCGAACACCGGTATCGCAGACGTCCACAACCTCGCCTGGAAGCTCGCCGCGGTCCTGCACGGCCAGGCCGATCCCGCCCTGCTCGACAGCTACGACGCCGAGCGCCGCCCGGCCGGGTACTTCGTCGCCGACCAGTCCGCCCGCCGATCAGCAGGGTTCGCATCCGGCGTTCCCGACCCGTCCCTCGCCCACCCCTTCGTCCTCGCGCTCGGCGGGTATCAGTACACGCATGGCGCCGTCATCGCCGTCGATCAGACGGACCCCGAGCCGACCACCGAGTTCGCCCCGGCCGGGCGCGTCGGCACCCGCATACCGCATCGCTGGCTCGACGCCGCGCGGACCCGCTCGACCATCGACGCGGCTGGACCGGCCTGGGCCGTGCTCAAGGGCGGCGGCCCACTCACTGACTTTTTGCCGCAGGGCCAACACATCCTGCTGCGCCCCGACCACATCGTCGCCTGGCGCGGTACCGATCCCGACGCTGCCGCCGACGCGAAGAAGACACTGGCGGAGGCGGCGCCCCGGTAA
- a CDS encoding succinate dehydrogenase/fumarate reductase iron-sulfur subunit, whose product MKITVRIWRQAGPQQDGELVPYEVDGISPDMSFLEMLDILNERLILGGQEPVAFDHDCREGICGACSTVINGRPHGPEQTTTCQLHMRSFKDGDVIDVEPWRSRAFPVIKDLVVDRAALDRIVQAGGYITAPTGTAPDAHATPVPKPDADKSFENATCIGCGACVAACPNGSAMLFTSAKAAHLNSLPQGQPERDSRVLNMVAAMDDEGFGGCTNTGECVASCPKGIPFQSIVELNRDFLRAARRK is encoded by the coding sequence GTGAAGATCACGGTTCGGATCTGGCGGCAGGCCGGTCCGCAGCAGGACGGCGAGCTGGTCCCCTACGAGGTCGACGGCATCAGCCCGGACATGTCCTTCCTGGAGATGCTCGACATCCTCAACGAGCGCCTCATCCTCGGCGGTCAGGAACCGGTCGCCTTCGACCACGACTGCCGTGAGGGCATCTGCGGCGCGTGCAGCACGGTGATCAACGGCCGTCCGCACGGCCCGGAGCAGACCACCACCTGCCAGCTGCACATGCGCAGCTTCAAGGACGGGGACGTCATCGACGTCGAACCGTGGCGCTCGCGCGCGTTCCCGGTGATCAAGGACCTCGTGGTCGACCGCGCCGCGCTCGACCGGATCGTGCAGGCCGGCGGCTACATCACCGCGCCGACCGGCACGGCCCCGGACGCGCACGCGACGCCGGTGCCGAAGCCGGACGCCGACAAGTCCTTCGAGAACGCGACCTGCATCGGCTGCGGGGCCTGCGTCGCCGCGTGCCCGAACGGCTCGGCCATGCTCTTCACCAGTGCCAAGGCCGCGCATCTCAACTCCCTGCCGCAGGGCCAGCCGGAGCGCGATTCCCGCGTGCTGAACATGGTCGCGGCCATGGACGACGAGGGCTTCGGCGGCTGCACGAACACCGGCGAGTGCGTCGCCTCCTGCCCGAAGGGCATCCCGTTCCAGAGCATCGTCGAGCTCAACCGCGACTTCCTGCGGGCGGCCCGCAGGAAGTGA
- a CDS encoding fumarate reductase/succinate dehydrogenase flavoprotein subunit has translation MTLEYTTGSPIRDTAAPTGPIEERWDGRRFAAKLVNPANRRKHKVIVVGTGLAGGSAGATLAEQGYHVVQFCFQDSPRRAHSVAAQGGINAAKNYRNDGDSVRRLFYDTVKGGDFRSRESNVYRLAEISTQIIDQCVAQGVPFAREYGGLLDNRSFGGVQVSRTFYARGQTGQQLLLGAYQALSRQIDAGNVEMHARTEMLDLIVVDGRARGIVARDLVTGEVSTHLADAVVLATGGYGNVFYLSTNAKGSNASAIWRAHRRGAYLANPCFTQIHPTCIPRTGEHQGKLTLMSESLRNDGRIWVPAAKADTRPPEQIPEDERDYYLERLYPSFGNLVPRDIASRAAKNQCDEGRGVGPGGLGVYLDFRDAIARMGRAAIEEKYGNLFDMYQQITAENPYEVPMRIYPAIHYTMGGLWVDYDLQSNVPGLYVVGEANFSDHGANRLGASALMQGLADGYFVLPATLADYLARTPLEPVDPAHDAVLRSESEVAERLSRLLAVQGSRTVDSFHRELGTLLWDHCGMARTESGLRKALERIPRLREEFWREVLVPGSGEQLNQELEKANRVADFLEFAELMVLDALVREESCGGHFREESQTPDGEARRDDERFSHVSAWEYTGVGESPVLHQEELEFEYVHPVQRSYA, from the coding sequence ATGACCCTCGAATACACGACCGGCTCCCCGATCCGCGACACCGCCGCCCCGACCGGGCCGATCGAAGAACGCTGGGACGGACGCCGCTTCGCCGCCAAGCTGGTCAACCCGGCCAACCGGCGCAAGCACAAGGTGATCGTCGTGGGCACCGGCCTGGCCGGCGGATCGGCCGGCGCGACGCTGGCCGAGCAGGGCTACCACGTCGTCCAGTTCTGCTTCCAGGACTCCCCGCGCCGCGCCCACTCGGTGGCCGCGCAGGGCGGGATCAACGCGGCCAAGAACTACCGCAACGACGGCGACTCGGTGCGCCGGCTCTTCTACGACACCGTCAAGGGCGGCGACTTCCGCTCGCGCGAGTCGAACGTCTACCGGCTGGCCGAGATCTCCACGCAGATCATCGACCAGTGCGTGGCACAGGGCGTGCCCTTCGCCCGCGAGTACGGCGGCCTGCTCGACAACCGGTCCTTCGGCGGCGTGCAGGTCTCGCGCACCTTCTACGCCCGCGGCCAAACCGGGCAGCAGCTGCTGCTCGGCGCGTACCAGGCGCTCTCCCGGCAGATCGATGCCGGCAACGTCGAGATGCACGCCCGCACCGAGATGCTCGACCTGATCGTGGTGGACGGGCGCGCCCGCGGCATCGTCGCCCGCGACCTGGTCACCGGCGAGGTCAGCACCCACCTCGCCGACGCGGTCGTGCTCGCCACCGGCGGCTACGGCAACGTCTTCTACCTGAGCACGAACGCGAAGGGTTCCAACGCCTCGGCGATCTGGCGCGCACACCGGCGCGGCGCCTATCTGGCCAACCCCTGCTTCACCCAGATCCACCCGACCTGCATCCCGCGCACGGGCGAGCACCAGGGCAAGCTCACCCTGATGAGCGAGTCGCTGCGCAACGACGGCCGCATCTGGGTGCCGGCCGCGAAGGCGGACACGCGGCCGCCCGAGCAGATCCCCGAGGACGAGCGCGACTACTACCTCGAGCGGCTCTACCCGTCCTTCGGCAACCTCGTCCCGCGCGACATCGCCTCCCGCGCGGCGAAGAACCAGTGCGACGAGGGCCGCGGCGTCGGCCCGGGCGGGCTCGGCGTGTACCTCGACTTCCGCGACGCGATCGCGCGGATGGGCCGGGCTGCGATCGAGGAGAAGTACGGCAACCTCTTCGACATGTACCAGCAGATCACGGCGGAGAACCCGTACGAGGTGCCGATGCGGATCTACCCGGCGATCCACTACACCATGGGCGGCCTGTGGGTCGACTACGACCTGCAGAGCAACGTGCCCGGCCTCTACGTGGTCGGCGAGGCGAACTTCTCCGACCACGGCGCGAACCGGCTCGGCGCCTCGGCGCTGATGCAGGGCCTCGCCGACGGCTACTTCGTGCTGCCGGCCACCCTCGCCGACTACCTGGCCCGCACCCCGCTCGAGCCGGTGGACCCGGCGCACGACGCGGTGCTGCGGTCCGAATCAGAGGTCGCCGAAAGGCTCTCCCGGCTGCTCGCGGTCCAGGGCAGCCGCACCGTGGACTCGTTCCACCGCGAGCTCGGCACGCTGCTGTGGGACCACTGCGGCATGGCCCGCACCGAGTCGGGCCTGCGCAAGGCGCTGGAGCGGATCCCGCGGCTGCGCGAGGAGTTCTGGCGCGAGGTGCTGGTGCCGGGCAGCGGCGAGCAGCTCAACCAGGAGCTGGAGAAGGCCAACCGGGTCGCGGACTTCCTGGAGTTCGCCGAGCTGATGGTGCTCGACGCGCTGGTGCGCGAGGAGTCCTGCGGCGGCCACTTCCGCGAGGAGAGCCAGACCCCTGACGGCGAGGCGCGGCGCGACGACGAGCGCTTCTCGCACGTCTCCGCCTGGGAGTACACCGGGGTCGGCGAGAGCCCGGTGCTGCACCAGGAGGAGCTCGAGTTCGAATACGTCCATCCCGTTCAACGGAGCTACGCGTGA